The genome window CTCCGCGAACGCCGACAGCTGCTCAGCGACTCGCAGCGCGAGAACGCCGCAGCCGCGATCACGAAGCGTCTGGACGACCTCGTCGAGTCGCTCGGAGCGCGGTCCATCTCGTGCTTCCTCTCCACGACCACGGAACCGGGCACGCGCGAGTTCGTGACCGGCGCCGTGCGCCGCGGCATCCGCGTCCTCCTCCCTGTCACCCGCGCGGACGGCCTGCTCGACTGGGCTGTGGCGACCGACGACGACGACGTCGCCGAAGGCCTCTTCGGGCTGCCGGAGCCGACCGGCGAGGTGCTCGGCCCGATCGCCGTCAACGACGTCGACCTGATGGTGATCCCCGCGGCGGCCGTCGACCGCACCGGGATGCGCATGGGCTGGGGCCGCGGCTATTTCGACAAGACGATCGGATCGATGGAGAAGTGCCCGCCGGTCTACGCGGTCATCTATGATTCCGAGGTACTCGACTTCCTGCCGCGGGAGGTTCACGACCAGCCGGTCACCGGCGTCGTGACGCCCACGCAGACCCTTCTCCTGTCGCAGTCGCGACGCTGACCCCCGCGAGGACCGCAATGCCCACCTATGCCTATGCCTGCCGTTCCTGCGGCCACGCCTTCGACGCCGTGCAGAGCTTCTCCGACGACGCACTGACCGTCTGCCCCGAGTGCGGTGGAGAGCTGCGCAAGCAGTACGGATCCATCGGCGTGACGTTCAACGGATCCGGCTTCTATCGCACCGACTCGCGGTCGGGCTCTGGCTCTTCGGCATCCGCCCCGGCATCATCGAAGTCGGAGCCGACGAAGAGCGCCACCCCGGCGCCCGCGTCGAGCACCGCTTCTTCCTGACACACAACGGACCTCCGGAGGTTCCCATGCTCAAAGGTTTCAAGGACTTCATCCTCCGCGGCAACATCATCGACCTGGCTGTCGCGGTCGTCATCGGCACGGCGTTCACGGCCATCGTCACCGCCGTCGTGAACAGCATCATCACCCCCCTCGTCGCCCTGTTCTTCCAGGCGGACGCCACCGGCGAGTTCGGCTGGACCGTCCAGAACTTCTACGGCGACGACGTCACGTTCCCGATCGGCGACCTCATCTCGGCGATCATCAGCTTCCTCGCCGTCGCCGCGGTCGTCTACTTCGTGTTCGTCCTGCCGATGAACACGTTCAAGGCTCGGGTCGAGGCTCGCAAGGGCACCGCCGCAGAAGAGCCGGCCGAGGAGCCGGCCGCCGCGACCGAGGCCGAGCTGCTCGTCGAGATCCGCGACCTGCTCGCCCGCAACGCCCGCAGCTGACGCTCACCGCATTCCGCACGATGCGCGCGGTCCCGTCGGGGCCGTGCGCATCGTCGTTTCCGCCTCAGTAGTGCGGCGGGACGTCCTGCATCAGCTGGTCGTCGTTGGGGCCCTTGGGCCCTTTCGGCCCGCGCGGGGCGGATGCGCTCGGCTTCTGAGACGCCGCCGACTCCGGGTCGGTGTCGGTTCCGGCCACCGGCGTCAGCCGCGCGCGGCGAGATCCCGGAACCCGCACGACCTTCTGCCGCGGAGCACTCGGGTCGGGCTGATCAGTCATTCTGCGGATCGATCAGATCGATCGGCTGCGTGTCGTTCTCGGCCCGGACGGCGGATGCCGAGATGCCGAGGACCTCGGCGATGCGGGCGGCCGCGGTCACGGGATCGCTGTAGAGATCGAAGGCATGCACCCGGACGTAATGCCAGCCGAGGCGGCGCAGCACGTGCGGGCGCAGGCGCAGCGTCTCCCGCAGGGACTCTCCTCGCGACTCGGGGTCGGATTCGATCACGACGGCCTTGCCCTTGTGCTGGGCGACGAGCGGCAGGAGACCGCGGTAATCGACGTCCACGGCCGCACCCAGGCGGCGCAGCTCGCGCGCGAGGGCGAGGGTGAGCGGATCGGCGAGATCCTCGAGGCGCGCCTCGCGCCCCCGGGAGGCCAGGCCGCCGAGGATCGACATCAGCGTGGCCGCGCCGAACTCGAGGCGTCCGTCGTCGAACGAAGAGGGTCTGATCGACGAGACGATGACCATCGAGCGGCGCGCCCTGGTCATGCCGACCGTGAGCAGTCGCTCGCCGTCCGGCGTCGACAGGTCGCCGAAGTCGCTGAGGACCCGGCCGTGCTTGGTGAGACCGAATCCGAGCGAGAAGATCACGCGGTCACGGCTCTCGGCCACGGATTCCTCGAGCGTCAGCACCGCGAACGGCTCGGCCGTGTCGCGCCCGACGAAGTCGGCGACGTCGGAACGGCCGGCGAACGCGGAGGTGACTGCGGCGCGCACGCGCTCGGCGTGACGTCTGCTGGCCGTGACGACCATGAGCGACTCGTCCGGACGGTGCACGGCATGCTCGACGACCAGGGTGACGACACGGGCGACCTCGGCGTCCGGGCTCTCCACGGCTCCCGAGACGGGGTCGGGCGCTCCGGTTCCCCCCTCGACGTAGTCGACGGCGAGGCTGCCTCGGCCCAGGTACGATCCGGCCCACGGCAGGGAGACGATCTCTCCGCCGTAGAACGCGTCGTTGATGAGTTCGGCGAGATCCTCACCGCCGGCGCGATAGCTGCGCGTGAGCGTCATCA of Microbacterium sp. LWH13-1.2 contains these proteins:
- the mscL gene encoding large conductance mechanosensitive channel protein MscL; translation: MLKGFKDFILRGNIIDLAVAVVIGTAFTAIVTAVVNSIITPLVALFFQADATGEFGWTVQNFYGDDVTFPIGDLISAIISFLAVAAVVYFVFVLPMNTFKARVEARKGTAAEEPAEEPAAATEAELLVEIRDLLARNARS
- a CDS encoding 5-formyltetrahydrofolate cyclo-ligase, which gives rise to MSHDVEHEKRALRAELRERRQLLSDSQRENAAAAITKRLDDLVESLGARSISCFLSTTTEPGTREFVTGAVRRGIRVLLPVTRADGLLDWAVATDDDDVAEGLFGLPEPTGEVLGPIAVNDVDLMVIPAAAVDRTGMRMGWGRGYFDKTIGSMEKCPPVYAVIYDSEVLDFLPREVHDQPVTGVVTPTQTLLLSQSRR
- a CDS encoding FmdB family zinc ribbon protein; amino-acid sequence: MPTYAYACRSCGHAFDAVQSFSDDALTVCPECGGELRKQYGSIGVTFNGSGFYRTDSRSGSGSSASAPASSKSEPTKSATPAPASSTASS